The Nicotiana tabacum cultivar K326 chromosome 14, ASM71507v2, whole genome shotgun sequence genome contains a region encoding:
- the LOC107779792 gene encoding geraniol 8-hydroxylase-like, producing the protein MDYLAIVGGLVLAWTLVRVLCLVKDIRGRGYNNKKLPPGPIPLPFIGNLHNLIGAQPHKSLASLGQKYGPIYSLRLGKTTTVVISSAAGAKEVLQKQDLAFSRSVPDSMHAHNHHQSSVIWLPMDNRWRCLRKILNTYIFSGNRLDANQHLRSRKINELISYCHRQSQTREAVDIGQAIFYTSLSLLSNTIFSRDFADPYVNSGKEFRELVCKFMEEFGKPNIVDFIPMLKKIDPQGIRRRITVHAGKLLKLFEGLIDERVEQRKLQTCTSSNDVLDILLNVSQEDPEAIGKNDIQHMFLDLFVAGTETTSNTVEWAMAEVMKNPDIMKKAQSELAEAIGKGKVIEEQDIPLLPYLQCIVKETMRLHPPGPLFLRQAQKDVEVCGYFIPKGSLVLIHVWLMGRDPTIWEDPLVFKPERFWGSEFEVRGQDFELIPFGGGRRICPGLPLAMRTVPVILGSLLNSFEWKVEGEIAPKDLDMEEKFGLTLAKSLPQRAVPVPL; encoded by the exons ATGGATTACCTAGCCATTGTTGGAGGATTAGTACTTGCCTGGACTTTGGTCCGAGTCCTCTGTTTGGTAAAAGACATTAGAGGCAGAGGATATAACAACAAGAAACTTCCACCAGGTCCAATCCCTTTACCCTTCATAGGAAATCTCCATAACTTAATTGGTGCACAACCCCACAAGTCCCTTGCAAGTCTTGGCCAAAAATATGGTCCAATATACAGTCTAAGGTTGGGAAAGACAACTACAGTGGTAATTTCTTCAGCAGCTGGGGCTAAAGAAGTTCTCCAAAAGCAAGATTTAGCCTTTTCAAGATCAGTCCCAGATTCAATGCATGCTCACAACCATCACCAATCTTCTGTCATTTGGCTACCGATGGATAATCGATGGAGATGCCTCCGGAAAATCTTGAATACATACATCTTCTCAG GAAACAGGCTTGACGCAAACCAGCATCTGAGGTCTAGGAAGATCAATGAGCTTATTTCTTATTGCCATCGACAAAGCCAAACAAGGGAGGCAGTGGATATTGGTCAAGCTATTTTCTATACATCATTGAGTTTACTTTCCAATACCATTTTCTCAAGGGATTTTGCAGACCCTTATGTGAATTCAG GTAAAGAATTCAGGGAATTGGTCTGCAAATTTATGGAGGAGTTTGGTAAGCCCAACATAGTGGATTTCATCCCTATGCTAAAAAAGATTGATCCTCAAGGAATTAGGCGACGCATTACTGTTCATGCTGGGAAGTTGCTTAAGCTTTTCGAGGGGTTGATCGATGAACGTGTGGAGCAGAGGAAGTTGCAAACTTGTACTAGTAGCAACGACGTTCTTGATATCCTGCTCAATGTTAGCCAAGAAGATCCTGAGGCAATTGGAAAAAATGACATACAACATATGTTCCTG GACCTTTTCGTTGCGGGGACTGAAACAACTTCAAATACAGTGGAATGGGCAATGGCAGAGGTCATGAAAAATCCAGACATAATGAAGAAAGCCCaaagcgagctcgcagaagcTATTGGCAAAGGCAAAGTAATAGAGGAACAAGATATTCCTCTACTCCCTTATTTGCAATGCATTGTGAAAGAAACCATGCGATTACACCCACCAGGCCCCTTGTTCTTACGCCAGGCCCAAAAAGATGTTGAGGTGTGTGGGTACTTCATCCCAAAGGGGTCTTTAGTGTTAATTCATGTTTGGTTAATGGGTCGCGATCCAACAATTTGGGAGGACCCTTTGGTATTTAAGCCCGAGAGATTTTGGGGTTCGGAGTTTGAAGTTCGAGGTCAAGATTTTGAGTTAATTCCATTTGGTGGTGGCCGGAGAATATGCCCCGGCCTACCTTTGGCAAtgaggactgttccagttatatTGGGTTCCTTGTTGAATTCATTTGAATGGAAAGTTGAAGGGGAGATAGCACCAAAAGACTTGGATATGGAAGAGAAGTTTGGCCTTACACTAGCCAAATCGTTGCCTCAGCGAGCTGTACCAGTTCCACTTTAA